In a single window of the Bradyrhizobium erythrophlei genome:
- the rpsL gene encoding 30S ribosomal protein S12, whose amino-acid sequence MPTINQLIASPRVVQKSRKKVPALQQSPQKRGVCTRVYTTTPKKPNSALRKVAKVRLTNGFEVIGYIPGEGHNLQEHSVVMIRGGRVKDLPGVRYHILRGVLDTQGVKNRKQRRSKYGAKRPK is encoded by the coding sequence ATGCCGACGATCAACCAGCTGATCGCAAGTCCGCGCGTCGTTCAGAAGTCGCGCAAGAAGGTGCCGGCTCTGCAGCAGTCGCCGCAGAAGCGCGGCGTTTGCACGCGCGTCTACACCACGACCCCGAAGAAGCCGAACTCGGCGCTTCGTAAGGTCGCCAAGGTGCGCCTGACCAACGGTTTCGAGGTCATCGGCTACATTCCGGGTGAGGGCCATAACCTTCAGGAGCACTCGGTGGTCATGATCCGCGGCGGCCGCGTCAAGGATTTGCCCGGCGTGCGTTATCATATTCTCCGCGGCGTCCTCGATACCCAGGGCGTCAAAAACCGCAAGCAGCGCCGTTCGAAGTACGGCGCGAAACGTCCGAAGTGA
- the rpsG gene encoding 30S ribosomal protein S7, with protein MSRRHSAEKREVLPDPKFGNIIITKFMNSVMYAGKKSVAEGIVYGALGMIETKTKQSPLPIFEQALENVMPTIEVRSRRVGGATYQVPVEVRSVRRQALGIRWLISAARERNEKTMTERLSAELLDASNGRGNAVKKREDVHRMAEANRAFSHYRW; from the coding sequence ATGTCTCGCCGCCATTCTGCTGAAAAGCGTGAAGTGCTTCCGGATCCCAAGTTCGGAAACATCATCATTACGAAATTCATGAACTCGGTGATGTACGCCGGGAAGAAGTCGGTCGCCGAAGGCATTGTCTACGGCGCGCTCGGCATGATCGAGACCAAGACCAAGCAGAGCCCGCTGCCGATCTTCGAGCAGGCGCTCGAGAACGTGATGCCGACGATCGAAGTCCGCTCGCGCCGCGTCGGCGGCGCCACCTATCAGGTGCCGGTCGAAGTCCGCTCGGTGCGCCGGCAGGCGCTCGGGATCCGCTGGTTGATTTCGGCGGCACGCGAACGCAACGAAAAGACGATGACGGAGCGGCTCTCGGCCGAGTTGCTCGACGCGTCGAATGGCAGGGGAAACGCCGTCAAGAAGCGTGAAGATGTGCATCGGATGGCGGAAGCCAACCGCGCCTTCTCGCACTATCGCTGGTAA
- a CDS encoding GNAT family N-acetyltransferase, with translation MNPAALRAACETNFARIHMLLAWEQGAGQPKLVGVWALQLRKLAPFWPAVLEALPYNYAFLCSPVVDPACMDGVIAAFFAAIEQSPLLPNVVSLPSLDAECPSYPAMRRELAARGVTPLMLSESARPFVTPEFGVKRSGSTRKKLRQDWNRLSGLGTVDVVNDRTPGGAELAFETFLALEKASWKGDRGTALLSDSKDAAFVRRLLQGLAAQGDASVALLRVDGEAIAAQVLMYCGTTAYTWKTAFSAKYSKYSPGALLIDRITDELFAGSDILAINSCAAEASFMAQLWAGRRTMVDLLVDVGPGKSLGYRIEAGRQLAFRQLRNLRDRFRDRPSAPPPRKPGMATSQ, from the coding sequence ATGAACCCCGCCGCGCTGCGGGCGGCTTGCGAGACCAACTTCGCCAGGATTCACATGCTGCTGGCCTGGGAGCAGGGCGCCGGCCAGCCGAAGCTCGTCGGGGTCTGGGCGCTGCAATTGCGGAAACTTGCCCCGTTCTGGCCGGCGGTGCTCGAAGCGCTGCCTTACAACTACGCTTTTCTTTGCAGCCCCGTCGTTGATCCGGCCTGCATGGACGGCGTGATCGCGGCGTTCTTCGCGGCGATCGAACAGAGCCCGCTGCTGCCGAATGTCGTGAGCCTGCCGTCGCTGGACGCGGAGTGTCCAAGCTATCCCGCCATGCGGAGGGAACTGGCCGCACGCGGCGTCACGCCGTTGATGCTTTCGGAAAGTGCGCGGCCATTCGTGACCCCGGAGTTTGGCGTGAAACGGTCCGGCTCGACGCGCAAAAAGCTGCGACAGGACTGGAACCGGTTGTCGGGGCTCGGCACGGTTGACGTGGTGAACGACCGGACGCCCGGCGGCGCCGAACTGGCATTCGAAACCTTTCTCGCGCTCGAAAAAGCCAGCTGGAAAGGCGACCGGGGCACCGCGCTGCTGTCCGACTCCAAAGACGCCGCCTTCGTCAGGCGATTGCTGCAGGGCCTGGCCGCCCAAGGCGACGCGTCCGTGGCGCTGCTGCGGGTGGATGGCGAAGCCATTGCCGCGCAGGTGCTGATGTATTGCGGGACGACGGCCTACACCTGGAAAACCGCATTCAGCGCGAAATACAGCAAATATTCGCCCGGAGCCCTGCTGATCGATCGGATTACCGACGAATTGTTTGCCGGATCGGACATTCTGGCGATCAATTCCTGCGCGGCGGAAGCGAGCTTCATGGCCCAGCTGTGGGCCGGGCGCCGTACCATGGTCGATCTACTGGTCGACGTCGGCCCGGGAAAATCGCTCGGTTACCGAATCGAGGCCGGCCGGCAGCTTGCTTTTCGGCAGTTGCGTAACTTGCGGGACCGGTTCCGCGACCGGCCCTCAGCACCGCCGCCCAGGAAACCGGGCATGGCAACGTCCCAATAA